One window of Phoenix dactylifera cultivar Barhee BC4 chromosome 5, palm_55x_up_171113_PBpolish2nd_filt_p, whole genome shotgun sequence genomic DNA carries:
- the LOC103711651 gene encoding uncharacterized protein LOC103711651 isoform X4 produces the protein MDYDDNDFQSQNFQLVGEDSSKFPPSLRSFALPKFDFDEHLQVHLRFDSLVEPEVLLGIQSQENNWIKDFSPGSSAIEFGSSAAESCCISRRNNVWSEATSSESVEMLLKAVGEDEIVNNKAVIEEADMHDQLNGIDDQMDPLIRQDDSQNPFMGDIVCPDPTPLADKSNNILSGSDKDAFRGVPQVEGMSQTSKDEKSEKDTDIGSSDEQFNSDEKVVPEQHSADKTSDEVINEFFETVKNDDSLDNAFMRKSTPDDHGCAPSGDTKTSSECRNTEDDPAAVSIDISGMGAGKLKNQSFSEQIMEENKEVGMLEKSEGPRPDNLQKAYNHIKCRDGKVDDQHSEGRALNNDFCRIKDSSCLDPSMGSLVYLNEGCNVSAFSENSDGLLEAIAYQGKALNRDSETGDKVVANINEKSSLEVEGDRETERHSVEVSNENMEKVSHMTEASKNVSHNETKFLSKDDDFHVSTMPIINTNITHFGEEKELASFKEVIEEKQNLEGQLSDKNNNDSHNSKPIVIEKSVEDEDLRDTAEKSSVTLNASEDASLKESPLPALQHDAEVQVLSSTHDKSIEMKKPGTLDAESNVDDVIAQDISVIGKEYTALSAGSCGASSNTDTSNVTEKMEEASFTDQNAGMATDGSSVIKLIQDESVADPATVGVASTSLNNSAVLHQSCSEDALAVDVVVGQKVAAVSPLPASECFHSDENDVKILVSVTKSNKDSKVSSEPTTVADAVLDGSSPRKRLLDDSAETTKNHEKQPVPLHPSARECSPGICQNEQQNSEANLTPGGNCDKQNLVGEIICDASNGHTNRSPQSTMPRSNAESRLLEPGSGIQSSFETSCGSPTVISCTEHSQDGVGCQEGGKGVLERTGASSDDLPHISSDTIMGAGKVKSSDRDSKEGTTSEEDRSFTFEVGSLAELSEKTTANNWKPFSSMHSFELPQVSKENSQGGLKESEERSPHRTTTNTTGEVKSKQISGRGTGKVSTSKRTTKETPSPKKAKGRERNTCSTSPTSDTTISSNMQLEEMRQIPNVEGSSMKASCSLTVQTSILPDLNTSVSSAALFHQPFTDLQQVQLRAQIFVYGSLIQGIPPDEACMLSAFGGTDGGRSVWEGVWRAATERFQNQKLPLNIFETPIHSRSGIRVTEQATKSSPLQSKSLSTPACQSGIKVVPSTIVNSTMSLPPPPWSISSHDALASNVQRGTRLDFNQAIPPLHSFQSSQLRQYTGNTTPLFSLSPRPGSWVVSSQSSTLDASSQYSATPVAETIQVTPLRDSSTPRASNMQLVYPNTLLPTQAPMSVSATSVVQVESQNKSAISTTKNASTAQKSRKRKKGSALEELGPMFLVSQPQTEPASATAVSMHLPTSGGFPLSPAHGGLASASSYITSPPPFQIVGSGNAEQRVIISEETCSRIEQSKLQAEAAVAHAAAAIRHSQEIWSQLAIQKKSGLVSEVEEKLVSAAVAAAAAASVAKVAAEAAKVASEAALQAKMVADEALSFAKTGHPGQNSETDLDVGKDLARLTPVSILKGKDKINESSSIISAAREAARRRVEAASAATKQAENLDAIFKAAELAAEAVSQAGMIIAMGDPLPFTISDLVEAGPEGYWKVQHTAIEIHTKTNGVHQEENLGIDVPGDHDISVNKSTKQSPGHREIQKTTDEEGITSRSEQATQSEENNIELGITSVTVPTDRLERDSVASNLKGTSIQKGTLVEVVADEDGLRGVWFSARVLDVKDGKAFICYNDLLPAEGSGQLTEWIPLESGKDKVPRIRVAHPITAVKSEGTRKRRREAVGNYAWAVGDRVDAWIRDGWWEGIVAEKSPGDETKLTIQFPGMPLEAGGDASNVRAWNLRPSLIWKDGQWILWSRVRERNTVEPYEGDTHYEKRQKLGRLEGKINSGIDGRGVGSTSTDMSSADSRKPEDSRSLNLSAKDKIFSVGKNVRESNSDALRVKRTGLQKEGSRVVFGVPKPGKKRKFMEVSKHYTADKTEKASEGNDSIKFAKYLMPQASRLWRSTSKVDAKGKRGSDSKRRGLKSVKSQNVQARGTVERENSSLTTVHASNGGESGLGSLPNVKASFTNEENNIGRKNLLEAGPLSTSLGTADTTAVESSVMPMPGVPSSKVKSSTAVEAEGVKGKVTHATDKSTRIEVKGSENPAKTVPDAIEPRRSNRRIQPTSRLLEGLQSSLIISKIPSVSQDRGARAQHRGASSSRGNAHG, from the exons ATGGATTATGATGATAATGATTTTCAAAGCCAGAATTTTCAACTAGTTGGAGAGGACAGCAGCAAATTTCCTCCAAGCTTGAGGTCATTTGCTCTaccaaaatttgattttgaCGAACACCTCCAGGTCCATCTGAGGTTTGACAGTTTAGTTGAACCAGAGGTTTTACTTGGCATACAAAGTCAAGAAAATAATTGGATTAAGGATTTTTCACCAGGAAGTAGTGCAATAGAATTTGGTTCAAGTGCTGCCGAATCTTGCTGCATTTCTAGGCGTAATAATGTCTGGTCTGAGGCTACGTCTTCCGAATCTGTGGAGATGTTACTGAAAGCTGTCGGAGAAGATGAGATTGTAAACAACAAAGCTGTCATTGAAGAGGCAGATATGCATGATCAGTTGAATGGGATAGATGATCAAATGGATCCCTTGATAAGACAAGATGATTCGCAGAACCCTTTCATGGGTGATATTGTGTGCCCAGATCCCACCCCACTGGCTGATAAGTCTAATAATATCCTTTCAGGGTCAGATAAGGATGCATTTAGGGGTGTGCCTCAGGTTGAAGGTATGTCTCAAACTTCCAAAGATGAGAAATCTGAAAAAGACACGGACATAGGTTCGTCAGACGAGCAGTTTAACTCGGATGAAAAGGTCGTTCCTGAGCAACATAGTGCCGATAAAACTTCTGATGAAGTTATTAATGAGTTTTTTGAGACTGTTAAGAATGATGATTCTTTGGATAATGCATTCATGAGGAAGAGCACACCTGATGATCATGGTTGTGCTCCAAGTGGAGACACTAAAACAAGTTCTGAATGCAGGAATACTGAAGATGACCCTGCAGCCGTATCCATTGATATATCTGGTATGGGTGCTGGGAAACTGAAAAATCAGTCATTCTCAGAGCAAATAATGGAGGAAAACAAAGAGGTTGGCATGCTTGAGAAATCAGAAGGTCCCCGACCTGATAATCTTCAGAAAGCATATAATCATATTAAATGCAGAGATGGTAAAGTGGACGATCAGCATTCTGAAGGCCGTGCACTCAACAATGATTTTTGCAGGATAAAAGATTCTTCGTGTTTGGATCCATCTATGGGCTCTTTGGTGTATCTAAATGAAGGGTGCAATGTATCTGCATTTTCTGAGAACTCTGATGGACTATTGGAAGCTATTGCTTACCAGGGTAAGGCCTTGAACAGAGATAGTGAGACAGGTGATAAAGTTGTGGCAAACATCAATGAGAAATCTTCTTTAGAGGTAGAAGGAGATAGGGAAACTGAGAGGCATTCTGTTGAAGTCAGCAATGAAAATATGGAGAAGGTATCTCATATGACGGAAGCATCTAAAAATGTCAGCCATAATGAAACTAAATTTCTCTCTAAAGATGATGATTTTCATGTAAGTACTATGCCGATTATAAACACAAATATTACTCATTTTGGAGAGGAAAAAGAACTCGCTTCTTTTAAGGAAGTCattgaagaaaaacaaaatcttgAAGGCCAGTTATCTGACAAAAACAACAATGATTCTCATAATTCTAAACCCATTGTTATAGAAAAGAGTGTAGAGGACGAAGATCTTAGAGATACTGCTGAGAAATCAAGTGTTACATTGAATGCTTCAGAAGATGCTTCTTTAAAAGAATCTCCTTTGCCTGCTTTACAGCATGATGCAGAAGTACAGGTCTTATCTTCCACTCATGACAAATCAATTGAGATGAAAAAACCTGGTACCTTGGATGCTGAGTCTAATGTTGATGATGTGATTGCTCAGGATATTTCTGTTATTGGAAAGGAATACACAGCACTATCCGCTGGTTCATGTGGTGCAAGTTCTAATACTGACACTTCTAATGTTACTGAGAAGATGGAAGAGGCCTCATTTACAGACCAAAATGCTGGTATGGCAACAGATGGTTCATCAGTCATTAAACTAATTCAGGATGAATCTG TTGCTGATCCTGCTACTGTTGGTGTCGCGTCAACTTCACTCAATAATTCGGCTGTTCTCCACCAGTCATGTTCTGAAGATGCTCTTGCTGTTGATGTGGTTGTAGGACAGAAAGTGGCAGCTGTGTCACCTTTACCTGCATCAGAGTGTTTCCATTCCGATGAGAATGATGTGAAAATCTTAGTATCAGTTACAAAGAGTAACAAAGATTCCAAAGTATCAAGTGAGCCAACTACAGTTGCTGATGCAGTTCTGGATGGCTCATCACCAAGGAAGAGGCTTCTGGATGACTCAG CAGAAACCACCAAGAATCATGAGAAGCAGCCGGTGCCTTTACATCCATCCGCACGGGAATGTTCTCCTGGTATTTGCCAAAATGAACAGCAAAATAGTGAAGCTAATTTAACTCCAGGAGGTAACTGTGATAAGCAGAATCTTGTTGGCGAAATCATCT GTGATGCATCAAATGGCCATACAAACAGATCTCCCCAGTCCACCATGCCTAGAAGTAATGCTGAATCGCGCCTGCTGGAACCTGGAAGTGGCATTCAGAGTTCGTTTGAGACAAGTTGTGGTTCCCCCACAGTCATCAGTTGCACCGAACATTCTCAAGATGGAGTGGGTTGTCAAGAGGGTGGTAAAGGAGTTCTGGAGCGTACTGGGGCTTCTTCAGATGACTTGCCTCATATATCTTCTGACACAATAATGGGTGCTGGTAAAGTCAAATCCAGTGATCGTGATTCTAAGGAGGGTACCACATCTGAAGAGGATAGAAGCTTTACATTTGAGGTTGGATCATTAGCAGAGTTGTCTGAAAAAACCACTGCTAATAACTGGAAACCCTTTTCCAGTATGcattcttttgaacttcctcag GTTTCAAAAGAGAATTCTCAAGGTGGTCTTAAAGAATCTGAAGAAAGAAGTCCACACAGAACCACCACCAATACTACTGGTGAAGTTAAAAGTAAGCAAATATCTGGCCGTGGAACTGGAAAAGTAAGCACATCAAAGAGGACAACAAAAGAAACTCCATCACCAAAGAAGGCAAAAGGAAGGGAAAGGAATACATGCAGTACCTCTCCTACCAGTGATACTACTATAAGCAGCAACATGCAGCTGGAGGAGATGCGACAAATCCCTAATGTCGAGGGCAGCAGTATGAAGGCTTCTTGTTCTCTGACTGTTCAGACATCTATTTTGCCCGACTTGAATACTTCAGTGTCTAGCGCAGCATTGTTTCACCAACCTTTCACAGATCTACAGCAAGTTCAATTGCGTGCACAAATCTTTGTTTATGGATCATTAAT TCAAGGCATCCCACCCGATGAGGCTTGTATGTTATCGGCATTTGGAGGAACTG ATGGTGGAAGGAGTGTATGGGAGGGAGTGTGGCGTGCTGCTACAGAAAGGTTTCAGAATCAGAAACTGCCTCTCAATATTTTTGAAACACCGATACATTCTCGTTCAG GTATTAGGGTTACTGAGCAAGCAACAAAGTCCAGTCCACTTCAAAGCAAGTCCCTCAGTACCCCTGCTTGCCAAAGTGGCATCAAGGTTGTACCTTCAACTATAGTAAATTCCACAATGTCTCTGCCACCACCTCCGTGGAGTATTTCTTCTCATGATGCCTTAGCTTCTAATGTACAAAGAGGCACACGTCTAGACTTCAATCAGGCTATACCTCCCCTGCATTCATTTCAATCTTCCCAATTGAGGCAATATACAGGCAACACTACACCATTGTTTTCTCTGAGCCCTCGTCCTGGTTCCTGGGTTGTTTCATCACAAAGTTCAACTTTAGATGCTAGCTCACAGTATTCTGCAACACCTGTTGCTGAAACAATTCAAGTAACACCTTTGAGAGACTCATCTACACCTCGTGCCTCCAATATGCAGCTTGTGTACCCTAATACTCTGCTGCCTACTCAGGCTCCTATGAGTGTTTCTGCAACATCTGTTGTTCAGGTTGAAAGCCAAAATAAGTCAGCAATTTCAACTACGAAGAATGCATCTACTGCTCAGAAGtccagaaagaggaagaaaggttcAGCGCTTGAAGAGCTTGGACCAATGTTTTTGGTTTCTCAACCTCAAACTGAACCTGCTTCCGCTACTGCTGTTTCTATGCATCTACCAACTTCTGGAGGCTTCCCTTTATCCCCTGCACATGGTGGTCTTGCTTCAGCTTCATCTTACATTacgtctcctcctccttttcagATAGTTGGCAGTGGTAATGCTGAACAGAGGGTCATCATTTCTGAGGAGACATGCAGTAGAATTGAGCAGTCAAAGCTGCAAGCAGAAGCTGCTGTTGCTCATGCTGCTGCTGCAATCCGGCACAGCCAAGAAATATGGAGTCAGTTAGCTATCCAAAAGAAGTCTGGCTTAGTTTCAGAAGTAGAAGAGAAACTTGTCTCTGCAGCCGTTGCAGCTGCAGCAGCTGCTTCTGTTGCAAAAGTGGCTGCAGAAGCTGCTAAGGTTGCATCTGAGGCTGCTTTGCAGGCTAAGATGGTGGCAGATGAAGCTCTGAGTTTTGCCAAAACAGGACATCCTGGTCAAAATTCTGAAACTGACCTTGATGTAGGAAAGGATTTGGCAAGGTTAACTCCTGTTTCAATCTTGAAGGGCAAggacaaaatcaatgaatctagttcTATCATTTCCGCTGCACGAGAGGCTGCCAGAAGAAGGGTGGAAGCAGCTTCTGCTGCCACAAAGCAAGCAGAGAACTTAGATGCCATATTCAAAGCTGCAGAACTGGCTGCAGAAGCTGTTTCACAGGCAGGAATGATCATTGCGATGGGGGATCCCTTACCATTTACTATCAGTGATTTGGTGGAAGCTGGTCCTGAAGGTTATTGGAAAGTTCAGCACACGGCAATTGAGATACATACAAAAACAAATGGCGTGCACCAAGAGGAGAATTTGGGTATTGACGTGCCTGGTGATCATGACATATCTGTTAACAAATCTACTAAGCAATCACCAGGTCATAGAGAGATACAGAAAACTACCGATGAAGAGGGGATAACTTCCCGTAGTGAACAGGCCACACAGTCAGAGGAAAATAATATAG AATTAGGAATCACATCAGTAACTGTTCCAACTGATAGACTTGAAAGAGATTCTGTGGCAAGTAATCTTAAAGGAACTAGCATCCAAAAGGGAACTCTTGTTGAG GTTGTGGCTGATGAGGATGGTCTCAGAGGGGTTTGGTTTTCTGCACGGGTTCTTGATGTTAAAGATGGTAAAGCATTTATCTGCTACAATGATCTTCTTCCTGCTGAAG GCTCTGGTCAGCTGACAGAGTGGATACCACTTGAGAGTGGAAAAGATAAAGTTCCTAGAATACGTGTTGCTCATCCTATAACTGCAGTGAAATCTGAAGGAACAAGGAAGCGGCGTAGAGAGGCTGTAGGGAATTATGCTTGGGCAGTTGGAGATAGGGTAGATGCATGGATACGGGATGG TTGGTGGGAAGGGATTGTCGCTGAGAAAAGCCCAGGCGATGAAACAAAGTTGACCATCCAGTTTCCAGGTATGCCCCTTGAAG CTGGAGGTGATGCATCAAATGTTAGAGCTTGGAATCTTCGGCCATCTCTCATTTGGAAGGATGGTCAATGGATATTGTGGTCACGTGTCAGAGAAAGAAATACAGTGGAACCCTATGAG GGTGATACTCACTATGAGAAACGGCAGAAGCTTGGCAGGCTTGAAGGCAAGATCAATTCAGGAATTGATGGCAGAGGAGTAGGGAGTACATCAACAGATATGTCCAGTGCTGATTCTAGAAAACctgaagattcaagatcactaAATTTATCTGCAAAGGATAAGATCTTTTCTGTTGGAAAGAATGTAAGAGAGAGTAATTCTGATGCTCTGAGAGTAAAACGGACTGGCCTGCAGAAAGAAGGATCACGAGTGGTCTTTGGTGTACCTAAGcctggaaagaaaagaaaatttatggAAGTAAGCAAGCATTACACTGCAGATAAGACTGAAAAGGCAAGTGAAGGGAATGATTCTATTAAATTTGCAAAGTATCTGATGCCACAAGCATCCCGCTTATGGAGAAGTACTTCAAAAGTGGATGCCAAAGGAAAACGGGGCAGTGACTCCAAGCGTAGGGGGCTCAAATCTGTAAAATCGCAAAACGTTCAGGCTAGAGGTACAGTTGAGAGAGAGAATTCATCCCTTACCACTGTGCATGCTTCAAATGGTGGAGAAAGTGGTCTTGGTTCTTTACCAAATGTCAAAGCTTCTTTTACTAATGAAGAGAACAATATAGGAAGGAAAAATTTACTGGAAGCTGGTCCTTTGTCAACTAGCCTCGGAACAGCAGATACCACAGCGGTGGAGTCTTCTGTGATGCCTATGCCTGGTGTTCCATCATCTAAGGTGAAGTCATCCACTGCTGTTGAGGCTGAAGGAGTAAAAGGAAAGGTTACACATGCTACCGATAAATCAACTAGAATTGAAGTTAAGGGCTCTGAAAATCCTGCTAAAACTGTCCCTGATGCCATTGAGCCTCGGAGATCCAACCGCAGAATTCAACCAACCTCGAGG TTGCTAGAGGGACTGCAAAGTTCGCTGATCATATCCAAGATTCCTAGTGTTTCACAGGACAGGGGTGCCAGAGCCCAGCATAGAGGTGCATCGTCTTCTAGAG GGAATGCTCATGGTTGA